In Sphaeramia orbicularis chromosome 3, fSphaOr1.1, whole genome shotgun sequence, a genomic segment contains:
- the gnao1b gene encoding guanine nucleotide binding protein (G protein), alpha activating activity polypeptide O, b, translated as MGCTLSAEERAALDRSKAIEKNLKEDGLVAAKDVKLLLLGGGESGKSTIVKQMKIIHEDGFSGDDVKQYKPVVYSNTIQSLAAILRAMDSLGIEFGDKDRKADAKLVCDVVSRMEDTEPYSAELLTAMKRVWADAGTQECFNRAREYQLNDSAQYYLDSLDRIGAADYQPTEQDILRTRVKTTGIVETHFTFKNLHFRLFDVGGQRSERKKWIHCFEDVTAIIFCVALSGYDQVLHEDETTNRMHESLMLFDSICNNKFFIDTSIILFLNKKDLFAEKIKKSPLTICFPEYTGANTYDDATAYIQVQFESKNRSPNKEIYCHLTCATDTGNIQVVFDAVTDIIIANNLRGCGLY; from the exons ATGGGATGTACACTGAGCGCCGAGGAGCGCGCAGCTCTGGACCGGAGCAAGGCCATCGAGAAAAACCTGAAAGAAGACGGGCTGGTCGCCGCCAAGGACGTCAAACTGCTGTTGCTCG GCGGCGGAGAGTCCGGCAAAAGCACCATCGTCAAACAGATGAA GATTATCCATGAAGATGGCTTTTCTGGGGATGACGTGAAGCAGTATAAGCCCGTGGTCTACAGCAACACCATCCAGAGCTTGGCTGCCATCCTCCGAGCCATGGACTCACTGGGCATTGAGTTTGGAGACAAGGACAGAAAA gcGGATGCTAAGCTGGTTTGTGATGTGGTCAGTCGTATGGAGGACACAGAGCCCTACTCTGCAGAGCTCCTCACTGCTATGAAGCGTGTATGGGCTGATGCTGGGACTCAGGAGTGTTTTAACCGTGCCCGGGAATACCAACTCAATGACTCTGCTCAATA CTACCTGGATAGTTTAGACCGGATTGGGGCGGCAGACTACCAGCCCACAGAGCAGGACATCCTGCGAACCCGTGTGAAGACCACTGGTATCGTCGAAACCCACTTCACCTTCAAAAACCTCCATTTCAG GCTGTTTGATgtgggaggtcaaaggtcagagaggAAGAAGTGGATTCACTGCTTTGAAGATGTGACAGCCATTATCTTCTGTGTTGCTCTGAGTGGTTATGACCAGGTGCTTCATGAAGACGAGACGACT AACCGCATGCATGAGTCACTAATGCTCTTTGATTCCATCTGTAACAACAAGTTCTTCATCGACACCTCCATTATCCTCTTCCTTAACAAGAAGGATCTGTTTGCTGAGAAGATCAAGAAGTCACCACTGACGATCTGTTTTCCAGAATACACAG GTGCTAATACTTATGATGATGCTACTGCATATATTCAGGTTCAGTTTGAGAGTAAGAATCGCTCTCCTAATAAAGAGATCTACTGTCACCTGACCTGTGCCACAGACACAGGAAACATTCAGGTAGTGTTTGATGCCGTCACTGACATCATTATTGCAAACAACCTTAGAGGGTGTGGCTTATACTGA
- the tradd gene encoding tumor necrosis factor receptor type 1-associated DEATH domain protein, which translates to MADKTVDGRPWTGCAVLFLQSLCPGVNLLSLFKDERGKFIVFKVIKLTLTDSAGGLGGYEILKVHDADPFLGVEMKFVDVAACQQFLESYSSGTVRQSLSQHGCRLLALPQELTVETQLKASTHILDLYLDKLELCLHQIHLSQPERLRDEEIDHLEKQLQDQAFSHGPQLTPLTQEESLPSNCFKFQNRVFEDRMLTAADVQSFSNGVGRHWKHVGRALGKNCRALKSPAIDNLAYEYEREGLYEQAYQLLSRFIQAEGREAKLSRLVKALEDCKLTSLAENVLDVQP; encoded by the exons ATGGCAGATAAGACTGTGGATGGCAGGCCATGGACAGGATGTGCAGTTCTGTTTTTGCAGTCGCTCTGTCCTGGTGTTAACCTGCTCTCACTTTTCAAAGATGAACGAGGAAAGTTCATTGTTTTCAAAGTCATCAAACTGACTCTTACAG ATTCTGCAGGAGGTCTGGGTGGTTACGAGATACTAAAGGTCCATGATGCTGATCCCTTCCTCGGAGTGGAGATGAAGTTTGTGGATGTGGCAGCTTGTCAGCAGTTCCTGGAGAGCTACAGCTCAGGGACGGTGCGTCAGTCACTCTCGCAACACGGCTGCCGGCTTCTTGCTCTGCCTCAAGAACTGACAGTGGAAACCCAGCTCAAGGCCAGCACGCACATCCTAGATCTTTATCTGGACAAGCTGGAACTTTGCCTTCATCAAATCCACCTTTCACAG CCGGAGCGTCTACGCGATGAAGAGATTGATCATCTGGAAAAGCAGCTACAGGACCAGGCCTTCAGTCACGGCCCACAGCTGACCCCCCTCACACAGGAAGAGTCTCTGCCCAGCAACTGCTTCAAGTTTCAGAACAGGGTGTTTG AGGACCGAATGCTGACAGCGGCAGATGTTCAGAGCTTTTCTAACGGAGTGGGCCGTCACTGGAAGCATGTAGGGAGGGCTCTGGGGAAGAACTGCCGAGCTCTGAAAAGTCCGGCCATAGACAACCTGGCCTACGAGTACGAGAGAGAAGGGCTGTACGAGCAAGCCTATCAGCTGCTCAGCCGTTTCATACAAGCAGAGGGGAGAGAGGCCAAGCTGAGCCGACTGGTCAAAGCACTGGAGGACTGCAAACTTACCAGCCTGGCCGAAAATGTTCTGGACGTACAGCCATGA